From Heliomicrobium modesticaldum Ice1, a single genomic window includes:
- a CDS encoding Hpt domain-containing protein, with protein sequence MSFVLSEAAASLMLTPEEFREALAIFFEEAENTLAGIDEALPNGDGKALKALLHDLKGSAFNFRVDDVGEMARSLEACALSGDLEQICRELPNLRGELARIKALVDL encoded by the coding sequence ATGAGTTTTGTGCTATCAGAAGCAGCTGCCTCTCTGATGCTGACACCGGAAGAGTTCCGGGAGGCGCTGGCGATTTTTTTTGAAGAGGCAGAGAACACACTGGCCGGCATCGATGAGGCGTTGCCTAACGGGGATGGGAAGGCACTGAAAGCCCTTTTGCATGACCTGAAAGGTTCGGCTTTCAATTTTCGTGTAGACGATGTGGGCGAGATGGCAAGGTCTTTGGAGGCCTGCGCCCTTTCAGGTGATCTCGAGCAAATCTGCCGGGAACTCCCCAATCTTCGGGGTGAACTGGCCCGGATCAAAGCCCTTGTTGACCTGTAA